The following DNA comes from Corallococcus silvisoli.
CATGGGCCAGGCCCTCTCCTACGCGCTGAAGCAGTGGGATGCCCTCACGCGCTTCGTCTCCGACGCGCGCCTGCCCCTGGACAACAACCGCTCCGAGGCCGCGCTGCGCAAGGCGGCACTGGGCCGAAAGAACTTCCTCTTCGTCGGCCATGCGTCCGCGGGGGAGAACCTCGCCGGCCTCTACGCACTCGTCGCCACCTGCGAGGCCAACCAGGTCAATCCCGAGGACTACCTCGCTGACGTGCTGCTGCGCGTGCAGACACACCCTCACTCGCGCATCGGTGAGCTGCTACTCCACGAGTGGATGCGGCGACGCACCGCCGACCCGCCCGAGTCACCCCTCCAGCCCAGTCCCTGAACACCTCGCCCCTCGCGGAGCTCGCCGAGCACGGCCGAGGTCCGCCTTCAATCCTTCCGGCACGACGTCCGCCGGACGGTTGCCGATATCAAGAGGAAGCTGATACTGGCCTCGAATCCTGGTGGGAAGGTGGAGTTGATGGCTGAGTTGAGGGCGCATCGTGCCGCGACCGAGCATGCTTGTCTTAATGAGTTGATTGATGCTGGTGTGTATGGCTATTGCTTTGAGTCGAGGGGGGGGGTGACGATTGATATTGTTGATGGTCCGGGTTACGGTGGGGCGCTTTCTAGGTTGACGCAGGCTGAAATGGAGTGGGCGATGAATAGGGCATCTAGGAAATGAGGGTGAGGACTGCTGAGCTTGCTCGGGTGTGTTGGGGTGGTTGGGTTCTGGCTTGTTGCTATGATGTCGAGGACCGTGTTCGTGGGTATGACGAGCCGGAGAATGTTCTTTCTCGGTATTTCAGAATGTCGGAAGTGGAAGATGCTTTTGAGGCGATTGGAGACTTATCGGAATTCTGTTCGAAGGCTGGGGTCGAAATTGAGGGGGCGTTTGAAGCCGACTTTTTGTCTGCTGTTATGGTTTTTTTTCTGCTATTTTGGTTGTGGAGTCATGGTTGAGCAGGGAGGGATTGCTGGGGATGTGTTGTCTCGGCGTGGGTGGCGCATCGAGGAGCTGTATCCACGCATGGAGGGGGAATGTGTTCGCTGGGCTGTGTTGAGATCTCGTAATGGTGGATATGCGGTCGAGAAATTCAGTCTTCGGTTGCCTGGACTTCAAGTGAATGTTGAGTGGGATGATGTGGCGGCCGATTGAAGATCCTGAACTCGTGGGTGCGTATGGGAGGGAGTTTTCTGATGGGAAGGCCCCCTCGGAGGTTGTTGGTTGTTTGTTGAGGATTAAGAGGCTGGGCTTGGAAGGGAGGGTGTACGTTGTGACTGCTATGGGGGCGTTGTGGTTAACTGGGTCTCCAGGAGGAGGTGTTGTAGAGAGAGGTGATGGCGTTTGTGTGAAAATGGAGCGTCGGGGGTTCTCTGTTTGCTACTTTGAGGCGGGTAGCTCCCATGCTGCCGTGGGGCGGGTTTGTGGGGCTGATGAGTTGGAGGATTTTGTTGAGATTTATCTATTGAGATTGGTGCTTGAGATGCGTGGCTCTGCATCCGTAGGTCAGAAGAGGCCGGAATCCTTCTCCTGTTGACAGTCCCAAGACGGGAAGGCCGGCGTGTGGAATGCGACGACTTATACGTACGACGCGAACGGGACGCTGGAGACGGTGACGTACGGGGCGGAGACTCTCGGAGAGCGCCAGACGTGGACGTACTCGCGAGGGGCGCGAGGTGAGTTGCTGCGGGCGCAGCATCCCGCGGTGGGTGCCTTTGTGTATGGGTATGACGGGCTGTTGCGGCTGACGGAGGTGAAGCCTCCGACGGGCAGCCCGACGCCAGCGCAGACCTTCTCCTATGACGCCCTGGGGCGTCAGGTGCAGCGGACGCGAGGGACGTCGACGTGGCTGACGACGTGGAGTGGGGGCGTGTCCACGCAGGTGGATGCGAACCACGTAACCGTCCGGTGGACGTCGTGCCGGGAGGCTTGATGACAGACGCGGATCGTGCTCGGCGAGGGGCGAGGTGTTCAGGGACTGGGCTGGAGGGGTGCCTCGGGCGGGTCGGCGGTGCGTCAGCGCATCCACTCGTGGAGGTAGCAGCTCACCGATGCGCGAGAGGGGATGCGTCGGCACACGCAGCAGCATGTCGGCCAAGTACTCCTCGCGGCGCTCGCTGAGCACGGCCCGAGCCTGTCTTCAATCGTCCCGGCACGTCGCTATCCGGACGGCTACGATGGGCGAGTGGTGAGCTTCAAGGTAGTTGTCTGGTGCGAGGGTTCAGCCGGGGTGCTTCAGTTTCTGCTCATCATTCGGCGAATTGAAAAGCCCAGGCCAGCGCTCCTGACGCGCCAACCCGGGCTCGAAAGCCATCCGCTGAACCGGCCTACGGCTTCTTCACGTCGTAGGACACCAGCTCCTCCGTCCGTTCCCCTTCCTCGCGGACCTTGCCCACTCCGGGGACCAGCCAGTACAGGCGCTGCTTCTCCTCTTTCACCTCGCCGCTCTTGTTCAGCTTGTCGCGCTGAACCTTGATGGCGTTGGTGAACGTGCCCGCGGGCGTCGTCACCGTCACGTCCTTCTCCAGCACCTTCCAGACGTAGACGGGCTCCTTCCCCTCCGTTCCTCCCGCGGAATACGTGATCAGCTCCCGCACCTTGTCCTGGTGCTCCCAGGGCACGGAGGCCGGTGTCGCGGACAGGGACTTCATCATCGCCGGGGACCACGTGGTCGTCTTTGTCGGCAGGCCGTCCGTGACGTCCTCCTCGCGCAGCCTCACCACCAGCCCATTCGTCAGCTCCAACTGCCAGGAGTTCTCCTCGTACACCGTGCCCGTCGTCGCCGTGCGGTCCTGCTTGCTGTGAACCTTGACCGCCGTCATCGACGTGTCAGGCACCGTCTCCGGGCCTCGCACCGTCACCACCTTGTTGAACACCCCGTTCGCCGGGTCCGTGATGCGATAGGTCCAGGTCGAGCCCGTCGTCAGCGGCCACAGCGAGGTGGACTCGGCCTGTTGATCCGGCTTGGTCGTCCCCGAGCCCGGATCCACCGGGTTTCCCGGCAGGTCCACCGAGCCGTCCGGATTCGTCGTGGGCGCGCCCGGGTTGTTCCCCGTGGGCAGGCTTCCCGCGCCACCGCACGCCGCCAGAGCCCCGCACGCCGCGAACAGCACCACCCGCTTCCTGAACTTCATGCCATCTCCTCCCGCGCGCCCTTGGCGCTCACCGCCGTCCACCGCAGCCCTCGCAAGGGCTCCCCTTCCGTCCGCCCCAACGCCGCCGCCAGGGTCCCGGGCTCCGCCTCCTCCACCTCCAACTCCAACCGCCTCGCGGAGAAGTCCAACGCGCAGCTCTTCACCAGCACGTTGCGCTCCCCCAGCGCGCTGCGCAGCGCCGCCTCCGCGCGCACCAGATCGTCCGACTGCGCGGACAACACCAACCGCTGCTTCGCCGCCACCCCCTTCTTCTCGAACAAGTCCAGCAACAGCAGCAGCGCCGCCACGAAGCCCGTGCCCACCAACGCCACCACCAGGTTCCCGTGGCCACACGCCATGCCCAGGCCAATCACCAGGAACAGGATGGCCGCGTCCCGGGGGTCCTTCAGCCCCGAGCGGAACCGCACGAACCCGCCCAGGCCCACCAACCCGAACGCCTTCGCCACGCTGTTGCCAATCACCGCCGTGATCACCGCCGCCGCCGCGCAGAGGAGGATCTGCGCCTGTACCATCTCCACCCTCGGCAGCGGCTTGCCCAGCACCCGCCGCCAGGGGCGCGACGACAGCAGCGCCCCGATGAGCGCCGACGCCACCAGCCGGGGGAGGAGGGCCCCCATCGACAGGGCCGATAGCTCCTGCTCCACGTCCTGGAACAACGCCGCGAACGGACCGTCCATGGGCGTCATACCTCCCTCCGCCCCTCATCCGCGTCAGACGACTCCAACAACGGTCTCGTCGCGCGCTGCGCCTGCTCCAACGCCCGGGCCTGCGCCACCACCGCGTACGCATTGCGCAGCACCGGCAGCTTCCCGGCCTGCTCCGCCAACACCCGGTCCAGCAGCGCCCGCGTCTCCGCCACCAGCGGCAGCCCGCGCATCGAGGACACCACCGTCGCTGGCCACCGACCCGCCGACTGCGCCCGCAGCTTCCATGCGCGCGGATCCGCCATGCCATCCACGGAGTCCAGCGCCTCCTTCGTGAGCTTCGCGCCCCGCTCGCGCATCGCCCAGGCGCGCGGCGAGTCCACCCCGGTGAGCGAACGCAGCACCAGCTTCAGCGCCCCCTTCTCCAACTGTTCGCGCAGTCCCACCGCCACCGGCGTCTCCAGCCCCGTGGTGCTCCTCAACACCGCCAGCCGGTCATGCTTGAGCAACGCCTCGCGCAGCGCGTCCGCGCGCTCCGTGGCCAGTCCCCCGAGGCTTCGCGCGACCTCGGCGTAGCGCTTCCGCTGCATGCCCGCCTCGCGCACCACCCACGACTCCTCACCGTCTACTCCCAGGAGTCCCAGGAGCACCGCGCCTAGATGGCCGTCCTTCAGGCCCCGCTCGCGCAGCGCCCACGACGCGGGTGAGTCCTGTCGCTTCAGTCCCTCCAGCACGGCCTCTGGCGCCTGCGCATACAGCCGCTGACGGAGCGCGTGCGAACGCGGCGAGGCGACGAAGCCCAGCCCCTCCGCGACATCCACCGGCACGCTCGCGGACAGCACGTCGCGCAGCGTCCACGCCGTCTCGTCATCCAGTCCCATCAGGCTTCGCGCCACCAGCCCCGGGAACCGCTCCGCGTACGCCAGCCTGCGCTGGTGCGCGGGAACGCCCGGGATGCCGTTGAGCAACCACACCGCCAGCTGCGGCTCGCGCACCTCCAGCCCATCCAGCGCATGGAAGAAGCGCGCCTCCACGTCGTCCACCGACGCCACCCCTGGCGGCGGCGGCGTGGGGGCGGGCACCAGCCGCTGCACCGGCTGCTCACGCCCCTCCAGCCTCGCGACCACGGCGTCCACCAGCCGCTGCTCCAGCACGCGCAGCGGCTGATCATTGTTCTCCAGGATGATCCACCGCGCGGGGTCCCTCCGGGCCTGGGCCAGGAACGCCTCGCGCACGCGCACCGCCAGCCCCGCGCCCGCCAGTCCCTTGCGGCTGTCCGTGTCGTGGGTCTTCCCGCTCTGCACCTTGCCCAGCCGCTTGCGCAGGCGCGCCAGGTCGGGGTCGACGTCCACCAGGACGACCAGGTCCGGCCACAGCCCCTGCGATGCCAGCTCGCACGCGGACCACAGCGCCTCCTCCTTCACACCCCGGCCTCCCCCCGTCAGCGCCAGCTGCGAGTAGAGGTACCGGTCGGAGATGCACACGTCGCCCCTTCGCAGCGCCGGCGCGATGACCTCCTCCAACTGCTGCGCGTCGCGGGCCAGGTTGAGGAAGAACTCCGCGCGCGGGCCCATCTCCAACAGCCGCGCGTCGCGGGTCAGCTCGCGGATGCGCCGGGCCGTGGGCGACTGCAGCTCGCCACCCTCGCGCGCGTGCGCCACCTTGTAACCCAGCCGCTTCAGCCTCGCGGCGAGCAGGTTGGAGAGCGTCGTCTTGCCGCTGCCGTCAATGCCTTCGAAGTCGATGAACACGGTGCCTCTATCCCCTCGCAGCCCCAACCCCATCCGCGGCGAAGCCATGCACCCTCGCCATGCCTTCCGCGAACTTGCTGTACGCCGTCGTGCCCCCCGGATTGAGGGCCGCCAGCCACTCGGGCAGCTCCGCCCCGAGGTGCTTCACCTCCACCACCACCCGCGCGTCCTCGAACGCCGGCAGGCCCAGCCGCTCCACCGTCAAGGCCGTGGGCGCGAGCGCCAGCTCCGGCGATACCTCGTGGAAGCCGATGTCCCGATCCACGGTCACTCGCCACGTCCGCGACACCTGATACACGTGCCGCCGGTACGTCACCGCCAGCACCGGTGACAGGCTTCCTCCCGCGATGAGCGGCAACAGGCTCACGCCCCCGTGCAGCGCCCGGCTCAGCTCCGCGCGCGGCACCCAGACGCGCCGCTTCTGCGTGAGCCCGGAGCGCTCGCGCTTCACCTCCAACACCACGCGCTCGCGGCCCGCCGCGCCCACGTCCGGCGAGTACTCCTTCGTCCTCACCTTGATGCAGTTGTCCGGGGTGAGCACCGCGCGCTCCGCCAGAGGAAAGCCCTCCTTGTCGAAGTACACCGACACGATGCGGGTCGGCGGTGGCAGGTATCCGCCCAGCTCCTGCGACAGCCGCGTGCACACCCCCTTGGCCTCGGGGCCCTCCAGCACGCGCTTGAACTCGCGGCGCAGCTTGGTCACTTGGCCCTCAGCGAATGAGATCATCTCCGACCTCCCCTCAGCGGAAGCGGGTGGCGAGCTGGACCGACAGCTCGAGCGCGGGCGCCACGTCCCCCGGACGGAGCGCTCGCTCGGCCTGGAACTGCGCCTTGAAGGAGTCCGCCAGCAACACATTGAGGCCCCCCGTCACCGAATGCCCCTGTGCCTGGATTCCACCGTGCAACTGCAGTGCCTCCGCTCCCACCACGGGTTGTACCGCCCAGCCCTGATGGCCCACCGGCACCGTCCAGGACGCGAGCACCGACTGCGAGCGGAACGGTCCCAACGCCAGCCGTCCCGCCGCCACCTCTGCCGTCAACGCCAGTCCCCACCGCTCGAACTCAGCGTCCGCCGCCGTCGCGTACTGCTGCGTCCCGTCCAGCACCTGCGTGAGGTACGTGCTGGTCCCCACCGTCAGGAACTTGAAGGGCTGCGCGCTCAGTCGCGCGGAGGCGTCCTCGCTCAGCCGCTTCCCTCCGGCGTCCTTGCCGCCCTCGAAGAGCCCCGTGGAGAGCTTCAGGCCCCACGCCTCCTTGATCCGCACCTCGCCCATCAACCCCAGCCGCCGGCCGCCCAGCCCGTTCGTCTCCGTGAGGTAGTCCTCCACCAGCCCTCGCGACTGGATGGGCAGCAGCCAGGCCGACTCCTGCGACCGCTGGAGGAAGGGCGACTTGAAGCGCCCCGCGTACAGCCGCAATCGCTTGGCGTCGTCCGTTAGCCGCACGAAGGCGTCCTTGAGGATCGTCTTGGACGCGAGATCCGCGCTGACCTCCGCATCCAGGTTGGACAGCGACGCGGCCACGCCCACTCGCGCCGATTCGATGCCCAGGTTGCGCGCGTACTGGACGCGCTCGTCGGCGCGCGCCTGCGCGAACACGCGGCCGAAGACTCGGATGCGCTGCCTCGGCGCGCCCTTGTCGTCCGCCTTGTCCGCTTCGTCCGGTGCCTCGCCCAGCGTCTCCGCCTTGGGGCTGGTGTCCTTCTTCGGCTTCTTCTTCGCGCCTGGCACCGCCGCGTCCGGCACCGGAGCGCTCGGGTCGCCCACCTCATCGGGCGCGCCCATCACCGGCCCCTGCCGCGAACCGGGGGGCAACGCTTGCGCCACCGCGCCGTCCAGCCCGTCCTTGTTGGAGGAGTCGTCCTCCTCGGACATGCGTCGCGGAGGCTCCACGTTCTCCGGCTCCGCGTCCTCGTCCGGAACCGGCTCCGCGCCCGCCACCGCCGGCAGGCCGAGGAGGACCGCGACGAGCAGTCCCCGCCGCCACCTCTTTTCCTCCAGCCCCCTCCCGCCCATGCCCGTTGTCTCCCCCGCCCGAGGAATGCCCACGCCGTCCGGCTTGCTGGCTGCCCACCCGTGCAACCCCGGTGCCCAACGCGAGGAAGTGCACTGCCGGACACCCAGGCGCGCCTGTCGGCCCGGATGCCTCGTGACATGGATGTGACGTGACCCACCGTGAGAAGGTTTTTTCTCTCGCGGGGTGGGGGAGGGCTGTAGGGACGGCCTGTAAGAAAGCCGGTGTTACCGATCCACTGGTGGATCCACCGGCGGGGCTACAGCAGGGGCCCCGGGCGAAGCTCCTATCGGCGCGGACGCGGACGGCTCGGGACTCACAGGCGCGGAAGAGGCCGGCTCGGCTGCGGGCGGCTCGGAGGCCGCAGGCGCGGACGGCTCGGGGGCCACGGGCGCGGAAGAGGCCGGCTCGGCTGCGGGCGGCTCGGCGGCCGCAGGCGCGGGCGACTCGGCGGCCACCGGATCAGACGCGGGCGGCTCGGGGGCCACCGGCGCGGAAGAGGCCGGCTCGGCCGGGGGCGGCTCCGCGTTCCCTTCGCGCCGCGTCACGGCGCGCAGCACTCGCACGAGGAGTCCCGCCGCCGCGATCGCCAGCAGGGTGCGCCAGACGAAGGTGGGCACCGGGGGCTCACTCACGGTGAACCGCGCGTGAAGGGCCTTCGGCCTCGTGGTGAGAAACCGCACGTCCACGTCCCAGGTGCCAGCCGCGTCGGGGACGAACTCGGTGCTCCAGCCCACCGCGTCACGCGTCAGCGTCCGCGTCTCCTGACCGGGCACGCCTTCCCGGGAGAACGCGACCGTGACGGCGCCCTGGAAGGGGGGCCCCTGGAGGTTTCCCACCGACAGCGTCAGCCGCAGCGGTTCGCCGGGGCGGGGGAGGGCGGGGGTGAGGAGGCCGGTCAGCTGGTCCTCGGCGTCCCTCCAGGACAGCGACAGCAGTTCGCCCTTCCGCTCGACCTGGATTTGATCCGGCGCCGGAGCCGCGGCGGCATGCAGGGCCAGCAGGCAGGTCGCGACGACCCACCCCAGGAAGGAGGCCCGGCGCCTTTGCCTCGACGGCCGCTGTCCCCTAAGATGCGCTGCCCTGTCACCCTTCACTGAGCCCGCTCCCCCCGGGGAGTACCCGGGATGAACCCTCAAGCATTCGGGAAATACCAGCTCCTCAAGAAGCTCGCCACGGGCGGCATGGCCGAAGTCTGGCTTGCGCGTCAGACCGGAATCGAGGGCTTCCAGAAGGACGTCGTCGTCAAGCGCATCCTCCCGCACCTCGCCGAAGACCGCGAGTTCGTGGAGATGTTCAAGAACGAGGCGATGATCGCCGCGCGCTTCAACCACCCGAACATCGCGCAGGTGTACGAGTTCGGAGAGGCCAACGGCACCTATTACATCGCCATGGAGTTCATCCACGGCGAGGACCTGGGCCGGGTCATGCGCAAGGCCAGCGGGATGAACCAGTGGATCGCCCGGCCGCTGGCGATCCGCATCGTCGCGTCCGCGTGCGAAGGCCTCTACTACGCGCACAGCCGCGCCGACGACGCGGGGCGCCCGCTCAACGTGGTGCACCGGGACATCTCTCCGCAAAACATCCTGATCAGCTTCGATGGTTCGGTGAAGCTGGTGGACTTCGGTATCGCCAAGGCGGCGGACCAGGCGTCGATGACGAAGTCCGGCGCCATCAAGGGCAAGTTCGCGTACATGGCGCCCGAGCAGGCCGGGGGCAAGCACCTGGACCGGCGCGCGGACATCTTCGCCATCGGCCTGGTGCTGTACGAGATGCTCACCGGGCACCGGCCGCTCAAGAAGGACTCGGAGCTGGCGACGCTGCAGGCCGCCATGGAGTGCTCCATCCCGTCCCCGTCCGAGGTGGCCGACGTGCCCCGGGACATGGACCACGTGGTGATGCGCGCGCTCGCGAAGAGCGCGGATGATCGCTACGACAACGCGCGGGAGTTCCAGACCGCGCTGGAAGAGCTGCTCGTCAACGAGCGCTGGCTGGTGACGTCCGGGCAGATCTCCGAGCTCATGAAGACGCTCTTCGCGGAGCGGCTGGAGGAGGAGCTGCGGCAGGGCCAGTTCGTGCCGGTGGGCGAGGACTCCAACACGGCGCCGCCCCGGCCGCCCCCGGAGATGAGCTGGGAGGCGCCGCCGGGCGAGTCGTCCCAGCAGCGCGAGCGCTCGCGCGGCAACACCCGCACGGGCTCGGCGCCCCGCCGGGCGACGGGCATCGCGCCCGCGCTGGTGGATGACCCGAACGAATACGACGCGCCGTCGCTCACCGGCGTGGAGTCCCAGCCCCGGCGCCGCTCCAGCGCGTCGGAGCCGGCGGTGCGCCGCAGCACGTCCTCCAGCA
Coding sequences within:
- a CDS encoding ICP22 family protein; translated protein: MGGRGLEEKRWRRGLLVAVLLGLPAVAGAEPVPDEDAEPENVEPPRRMSEEDDSSNKDGLDGAVAQALPPGSRQGPVMGAPDEVGDPSAPVPDAAVPGAKKKPKKDTSPKAETLGEAPDEADKADDKGAPRQRIRVFGRVFAQARADERVQYARNLGIESARVGVAASLSNLDAEVSADLASKTILKDAFVRLTDDAKRLRLYAGRFKSPFLQRSQESAWLLPIQSRGLVEDYLTETNGLGGRRLGLMGEVRIKEAWGLKLSTGLFEGGKDAGGKRLSEDASARLSAQPFKFLTVGTSTYLTQVLDGTQQYATAADAEFERWGLALTAEVAAGRLALGPFRSQSVLASWTVPVGHQGWAVQPVVGAEALQLHGGIQAQGHSVTGGLNVLLADSFKAQFQAERALRPGDVAPALELSVQLATRFR
- a CDS encoding serine/threonine protein kinase — encoded protein: MNPQAFGKYQLLKKLATGGMAEVWLARQTGIEGFQKDVVVKRILPHLAEDREFVEMFKNEAMIAARFNHPNIAQVYEFGEANGTYYIAMEFIHGEDLGRVMRKASGMNQWIARPLAIRIVASACEGLYYAHSRADDAGRPLNVVHRDISPQNILISFDGSVKLVDFGIAKAADQASMTKSGAIKGKFAYMAPEQAGGKHLDRRADIFAIGLVLYEMLTGHRPLKKDSELATLQAAMECSIPSPSEVADVPRDMDHVVMRALAKSADDRYDNAREFQTALEELLVNERWLVTSGQISELMKTLFAERLEEELRQGQFVPVGEDSNTAPPRPPPEMSWEAPPGESSQQRERSRGNTRTGSAPRRATGIAPALVDDPNEYDAPSLTGVESQPRRRSSASEPAVRRSTSSSNPGVTQVARTNSRSDLRSQSLDDDVPAPPPPRRTMSRAVPVSEPPVRSRSGVHRMDLEDDERTRLPPPEDDPDTVPAPAPRRRTSSSHPSAVEAPRRRTSSRVDAPRARPPAPVEEDDSGERRPSRSSAPALPEPPKPKSGSVRTVAMVGFVVGLLAVLVLFREPIMLALTSKAADAQGVWLTVNTNQPVKVSVRHTDRCNSPEPVTVLGTAPLTRVAGAHLQDTLILENDAQGIYLEDSEELAFGQPGELKTFERSFKEGTLKLKILPKSVTGLSVYRNNQLIGNASTTLKLMEGKHILELRGAKLKEPVTFEAKVSPNEVTDQTLNLDTSL
- a CDS encoding VTC domain-containing protein, with the translated sequence MISFAEGQVTKLRREFKRVLEGPEAKGVCTRLSQELGGYLPPPTRIVSVYFDKEGFPLAERAVLTPDNCIKVRTKEYSPDVGAAGRERVVLEVKRERSGLTQKRRVWVPRAELSRALHGGVSLLPLIAGGSLSPVLAVTYRRHVYQVSRTWRVTVDRDIGFHEVSPELALAPTALTVERLGLPAFEDARVVVEVKHLGAELPEWLAALNPGGTTAYSKFAEGMARVHGFAADGVGAARG
- the tmk gene encoding dTMP kinase, producing the protein MFIDFEGIDGSGKTTLSNLLAARLKRLGYKVAHAREGGELQSPTARRIRELTRDARLLEMGPRAEFFLNLARDAQQLEEVIAPALRRGDVCISDRYLYSQLALTGGGRGVKEEALWSACELASQGLWPDLVVLVDVDPDLARLRKRLGKVQSGKTHDTDSRKGLAGAGLAVRVREAFLAQARRDPARWIILENNDQPLRVLEQRLVDAVVARLEGREQPVQRLVPAPTPPPPGVASVDDVEARFFHALDGLEVREPQLAVWLLNGIPGVPAHQRRLAYAERFPGLVARSLMGLDDETAWTLRDVLSASVPVDVAEGLGFVASPRSHALRQRLYAQAPEAVLEGLKRQDSPASWALRERGLKDGHLGAVLLGLLGVDGEESWVVREAGMQRKRYAEVARSLGGLATERADALREALLKHDRLAVLRSTTGLETPVAVGLREQLEKGALKLVLRSLTGVDSPRAWAMRERGAKLTKEALDSVDGMADPRAWKLRAQSAGRWPATVVSSMRGLPLVAETRALLDRVLAEQAGKLPVLRNAYAVVAQARALEQAQRATRPLLESSDADEGRREV
- a CDS encoding DUF4956 domain-containing protein; its protein translation is MDGPFAALFQDVEQELSALSMGALLPRLVASALIGALLSSRPWRRVLGKPLPRVEMVQAQILLCAAAAVITAVIGNSVAKAFGLVGLGGFVRFRSGLKDPRDAAILFLVIGLGMACGHGNLVVALVGTGFVAALLLLLDLFEKKGVAAKQRLVLSAQSDDLVRAEAALRSALGERNVLVKSCALDFSARRLELEVEEAEPGTLAAALGRTEGEPLRGLRWTAVSAKGAREEMA